A single genomic interval of Aedes aegypti strain LVP_AGWG chromosome 1, AaegL5.0 Primary Assembly, whole genome shotgun sequence harbors:
- the LOC110674132 gene encoding uncharacterized protein LOC110674132, with translation MEAQQASTSSDCYECGSNPGNHGINYEKDLAFVTFVAASLEESKFKLAVEMTAAEKFDDVVVFKEESKEVLLFQAKHSNKGEHVLFDDLFPNDPRKSKDFAFSRYIQSYLRIRENKVFESYKPTIIIFTNKTLEQIDKSKQLINIQVQNVNSIIKWCDSKKIRCFHPLNDEAVGTIVDKLNSELHGIKTDIKKLVETGKISDLLMQYKTPLQNILKIADGIISFKEPAVDSKDMRTHRWMLAKLEKLKPIRLDDKTVKSLNSFFTGKSRNNLLPVIVEEEQMREFFQSLIFCTEQPTDLRSVAEKMISSWMPRWVDSDLARELKYFDTVFNKWHAQILKQKDYLTFHKQGLDCIQYIKSELKKKFENKHSLIAANLSIYVSRTIIKTINKKDDDNIESQTNRFTLNHESFEEKSKVQTIQMSDQDFIKQMYQQNAVSAGTKCQILIGEPGMGKTTLIYNLFWQSQNLKNVAVYLIRLKNLNFREEKTSDPLHIFEHELSQESGNILRNYLESSEIQIVFLLDGFDEMKPAHQHSVLTIFEKILEKKNTQCIITGRKHVCKLLEDRFEAHALKLKPFDYNEQVKFLKLFWRGESSEALFMKFSEQLLKKFHNEIKGKDYDLAGLPLMIRMLAEVYADDFQKFLKTETADSTCIFESEKLNVLNLFEKFVKISFNLKMKSKDRKAVYAYDEIEDEIDEEIEPSFDFFMEQLQLLAIQYLEIEELQDVIKKPPFNKNNNRLLERFREGNEKSMLISASSADKIGFIHLSYAEYFVAKFIFDHIEECKFSLMKIIQDRDVVRKFFFLMVEHKCNENSEQMQIVQSLYSKNSVVVVWACLGGNEKIAMRLLRKSKIKSKNPHHKILMHAAVDGGSTGLVMALLGEFQLSVNIQYGYDFIEDNELLIDKFGVDSEYIFNGTPLHTAASNGYIEMVKLLIDHNVNIDTKDDAGRTPLHRASRNGHLEVAKLLIDRGANVYTMDFAEVTPLHRASRNGHLEVVKLLIDKGANVDTMEGYKEITPLHMAAENGHLKVVKLLIDNGANVDTAQNEGWTPLHYASYKGLLEVVKVLIDNGANVDTTQNEGWTPLHMVAENGHLEVVKLLIDNGANVDTAQNEGWTPLHYASYKGLLEVVKILIDNGANVDTTQNEGWTPLHMVAENGHLEVVKLLIDNGANVDTAQNEGWTPLHYASYKGHLEMVKLLIDNGANVDAKEGNGGRTPLHYTSYKGHLEFMKLLIDNGANVDTTQNEGWTPLHYASYKGLLEVVKILIDNGANVDTTQNEGWTPLHMVAENGHLEVVKLLIDNGANVDAKEDYGGKTPLHYASYKGHLEFVKLLIDNGANVDTTQNEGWTPLHMVAENGHLEVVKLLIDNGANVDTAQNEGWTPLHFASRIGHLEMVKSLIDNGANVDTAQNEGWTPLHYASRNGHLEVVKLLIDNGANVDTAQNEGWTPLHFASRIGHLEMVKSLIDNGANVDTAQNEGWTPLHYASRNGHLEVVKLLIDNGANVDTAQNEGWTPLHFASRIGHLEMVKSLIDNGANVDTAQNEGWTPLHFASRIGHLEMVKSLIDNGANVDTAQNEGWTPLHFASRIGHLEMVKSLIDNGANVDTTQNEGWTPLNMAAQNGHPKMIKDGHLSILHPDMVYLNL, from the exons ATGGAAGCTCAACAGGCATCAACATCTTCTGACTGCTACGAATGTGGAAGTAATCCCGGCAACCATGGCATCAATTACGAGAAGGATCTCGCATTCGTAACCTTTGTGGCGGCTTCCTTGGAAGAAAGTAAGTTCAAGCTGGCCGTAGAGATGAcagcagcagagaaattcgatgACGTGGTAGTTTTCAAAGAAGAATCCAAAGAGGTGTTGTTATTCCAGGCCAAACATTCCAATAAAGGAGAGCACGTGTTGTTCGACGACCTATTCCCTAATGATCCGAGAAAAAGCAAAGACTTTGCTTTTTCTCGGTATATTCAATCCTATCTGAGGATTAgagaaaataaagtttttgaaagttataaacCAACAATCATTATATTCACTAATAAAACACTGGAACAAATCGATAAGAGTAAGCAGTTGATCAATATCCAAGTACAAAACGTGAACAGCATCATTAAATGGTGCGATTCCAAGAAAATTCGTTGTTTTCATCCACTTAACGATGAAGCAGTCGGTACTATTGTTGACAAATTGAATTCAGAGCTGCACGGCATCAAAACAGACATAAAAAAACTTGTagaaactggaaaaatatcagATTTGCTGATGCAATACAAGACACCATTGcaaaatattcttaaaattGCTGATGGAATAATAAGTTTCAAAGAGCCTGCAGTGGATAGCAAAGATATGAGAACTCATCGATGGATGCTTGCCAAGTTAGAAAAGTTGAAGCCGATTAGATTAGATGACAAAACTGTTAAAAGCTTGAATAGTTTTTTTACCGGAAAATCGAGGAACAATCTTCTTCCTGTGATTGTCGAAGAAGAACAAATGCGggaattttttcaaagtttaattttctgTACAGAACAACCAACTGACCTAAGAAGTGTTGCCGAGAAAATGATAAGCTCCTGGATGCCACGGTGGGTTGACAGCGATCTTGCAcgggaattaaaatattttgacacagtCTTCAACAAATGGCACGCACAAATACTGAAACAAAAAGACTATCTTACATTTCACAAACAGGGTTTGGATTGCATTCAATATATAAAGtcagaattgaagaaaaaatttgaaaataaacattctttgatTGCAGCCAATTTGTCAATATATGTCTCGCGCAccataattaaaacaataaataaaaaggaCGACGACAACATAGAATCACAAACTAATCGCTTTACATTGAATCACGAATCATTTGAAGAGAAAAGCAAAGTACAAACTATCCAAATGAGTGATCAGGATTTTATAAAACAGATGTATCAGCAGAATGCGGTATCAGCAGGAACGAAATGTCAAATACTGATTGGAGAACCCGGTATGGGAAAAACCACATTAATTTATAACTTGTTTTGGCAATCACAAAACCTAAAAAATGTAGCCGTTTATCTAATCCGtttaaaaaatcttaattttcgcGAAGAAAAAACAAGTGATCCCCTGCACATCTTCGAACATGAATTGTCCCAAGAGAGTGGGAATATTTTGCGAAATTATTTGGAAAGTTCAGAAATTCAAATTGTATTCCTATTAGATGGGTTTGATGAAATGAAACCAGCTCACCAACATTCAGTActgacaatatttgaaaaaattctggagaaaaagAACACTCAATGCATAATTACGGGAAGGAAACATGTTTGCAAACTGCTCGAGGACAGATTTGAAGCACATGCGTTGAAGCTGAAACCGTTCGACTACAACGAAcaagtaaaatttttaaaattgttttggaGGGGTGAAAGCAGTGAAGctcttttcatgaaattttccgAGCAGCTGCTCAAAAAGTTCCATAACGAAATCAAAGGGAAGGATTACGACTTGGCAGGGCTTCCCCTGATGATACGAATGTTGGCCGAGGTTTATGCGgatgattttcaaaagtttctgaAAACTGAAACAGCTGATTCAACTTGTATATTTGAGTCGGAAAAACTTAATGTACtcaatttgtttgaaaagtttgtgAAAATATCTTTCAACTTAAAAATGAAGAGTAAGGATAGAAAAGCTGTATACGCATATGATGAAATTGAGGATGAAATTGATGAGGAAATAGAACCTAGTTTTGACTTCTTTATGGAACAACTTCAATTGTTAGCCATCCAATATTTGGAAATCGAAGAGTTGCAAGATGTTATAAAGAAACCTCCGTTTAATAAAAACAACAATCGACTTCTAGAACGTTTTCGGGAAGGAAATGAAAAATCTATGCTAATCAGTGCCTCATCTGCAGATAAAATAGGTTTCATTCATTTGTCGTATGCTGAATactttgttgcaaaatttatatttgatCACATAGAGGAATGCAAATTTTCACTGATGAAAATAATACAAGATCGAGATGTTGTAcgaaaatttttcttcttaatGGTGGAGCACAAGTgtaatgaaaattctgaacaaatgcAAATAGTGCAAAGTCTGTACAGTAAGAACTCAGTGGTTGTCGTCTGGGCTTGTCTTGGTGGTAACGAGAAAATAGCAATGCGTTTGCTACGAAAGTCGAAAATCAAATCTAAAAATCCACACCACAAAATTCTTATGCACGCCGCAGTTGATGGAGGTTCAACCGGTTTAGTTATGGCATTACTTGGTGAATTTCAATTATCTGTGAACATTCAATACGGTTATGATTTTATTGAGGACAATGAATTGCTGATAGATAAGTTTGGAGTAGATTCAGAATACATTTTTAATGGAACTCCTCTCCATACAGCCGCTAGCAATGGTTATATTGAAATGGTGAAATTGCTAATTGATCACAATGTAAATATTGACACTAAGGACGATGCAGGAAGGACACCTCTCCATCGTGCATCCCgaaatggtcatcttgaggtggcgaaattactgattgatagaGGAGCAAATGTTTACACTATGGACTTTGCAGAAGTCACACCTCTCCATCGTGCATCCCgaaatggtcatcttgaggtggtgaaattactgattgataaaggagcaaatgttgacactatgGAAGGCTATAAAGAAATCACACCTCTCCATATGGCTGCTGAAAATGGACATCTTAAggttgtgaaattactgattgataatggagcaaatgttgaTACTGCGCAAAATGAAGGATGGACACCTCTCCATTATGCATCCTATAAAGGTCTTCTTGAAGTGGTGAAAGTActgattgataatggagcaaatgttgacactacgcaAAATGAAGGATGGACACCTCTCCATATGGTTGCTgaaaatggtcatcttgaggttgtaaaattactgattgataatggagcaaatgttgaTACTGCGCAAAATGAAGGATGGACACCTCTCCATTATGCATCCTATAAAGGTCTTCTTGAAGTGGTGAAAATActgattgataatggagcaaatgttgacactacgcaAAATGAAGGATGGACACCTCTCCATATGGTTGCTgaaaatggtcatcttgaggttgtaaaattactgattgataatggagcaaatgttgaTACTGCGCAAAATGAAGGATGGACACCTCTCCATTATGCATCCTATAAAGGTCATCTTGAGAtggtgaaattactgattgataatggagcaaatgttgaTGCTAAGGAAGGCAATGGAGGAAGGACACCTCTCCATTATACATCCTATAAAGGTCATCTTGAGTTtatgaaattactgattgataatggagcaaatgttgacactacgcaAAATGAAGGATG GACACCTCTCCATTATGCATCCTATAAAGGTCTTCTTGAAGTGGTGAAAATActgattgataatggagcaaatgttgacactacgcaAAATGAAGGATGGACACCTCTCCATATGGTTGCTgaaaatggtcatcttgaggttgtaaaattactgattgataatggagcaaatgttgaTGCTAAGGAAGACTATGGAGGAAAGACGCCTCTCCATTATGCATCCTATAAAGGTCATCTTGAGtttgtgaaattactgattgataatggagcaaatgttgacactacgcaAAATGAAGGATGGACACCTCTCCATATGGTTGCTgaaaatggtcatcttgaggttgtaaaattactgattgataatggagcaaatgttgaTACTGCGCAAAATGAAGGATGGACACCTCTCCATTTTGCATCCCGAATTGGTCATCTAGAGATGGTGAAATCACTAattgataatggagcaaatgttgaTACTGCGCAAAATGAAGGATGGACCCCTCTCCATTATGCATCCCgaaatggtcatcttgaggttgtaaaattactgattgataatggagcaaatgttgaTACTGCGCAAAATGAAGGATGGACACCTCTCCATTTTGCATCCCGAATTGGTCATCTAGAGATGGTGAAATCACTAattgataatggagcaaatgttgaTACTGCGCAAAATGAAGGATGGACACCTCTCCATTATGCATCCCgaaatggtcatcttgaggttgtaaaattactgattgataatggagcaaatgttgaTACTGCGCAAAATGAAGGATGGACACCTCTCCATTTTGCATCCCGAATTGGTCATCTAGAGATGGTGAAATCACTAattgataatggagcaaatgttgaTACTGCGCAAAATGAAGGATGGACACCTCTCCATTTTGCATCCCGAATTGGTCATCTAGAGATGGTGAAATCACTAattgataatggagcaaatgttgaTACTGCGCAAAATGAAGGATGGACACCTCTCCATTTTGCATCCCGAATTGGTCATCTAGAGATGGTGAAATCACTAattgataatggagcaaatgttgacactacgcaAAATGAAGGATGGACACCTCTCAATATGGCAGCCCAGAATGGTCATCCTAAGAtg ATAAAGGATGGACACCTCTCCATTTTGCATCCCGATATGGTCTACTTgaatttgtga